In Synechocystis sp. PCC 6714, the following are encoded in one genomic region:
- the ffh gene encoding signal recognition particle protein has product MFDALADRLEDAWKKLRGQDKISESNIKEALQEVRRALLAADVNLQVVKGFIKDVEQKALGADVISGVNPGQQFIKIVYDELVALMGESNVPLAQAEKAPTVILMAGLQGTGKTTATAKLALYLRKEKRSALMVATDVYRPAAIDQLKTLGQQIDVPVFDLGSDANPVEIARQGVEKARELGVDTVLIDTAGRLQIDPQMMAELAEIKQVVRPDDTLLVVDAMTGQEAANLTHTFHEQIGITGAILTKLDGDTRGGAALSVRQISGQPIKFVGVGEKVEALQPFYPDRLASRILNMGDVLTLVEKAQEAIDVGDVEKLQNKILQATFDFDDFLKQMRFMKNMGSLGGLLKMIPGMNKLSSGDIEKGEKELKRTEAMISSMTTEERKNPDLLAKSPSRRRRIAQGSGHSETDVSKLITNFTKMRTMMQQMGMGGMPGAMPGMGAMPSMGGGMFGGQPGPGFRGYKGGGGKPKKKKKKKGFGQL; this is encoded by the coding sequence ATGTTTGATGCCTTAGCCGATCGCCTTGAAGATGCCTGGAAGAAGCTCCGGGGTCAGGACAAAATTAGTGAAAGCAATATCAAAGAGGCACTGCAGGAAGTCAGAAGGGCCCTGTTGGCGGCGGACGTGAATCTCCAGGTGGTCAAGGGTTTTATTAAAGACGTTGAGCAAAAAGCCCTCGGTGCGGATGTGATCAGTGGGGTTAACCCTGGGCAACAGTTCATCAAAATTGTTTACGACGAATTGGTGGCGTTGATGGGGGAAAGCAATGTCCCCCTCGCCCAGGCAGAGAAAGCTCCCACCGTCATTCTCATGGCCGGTTTACAGGGGACAGGGAAAACCACCGCCACAGCAAAATTGGCCCTTTATCTCCGTAAGGAAAAACGCTCTGCGCTAATGGTGGCCACCGACGTTTATCGCCCCGCCGCCATTGACCAGCTCAAGACCCTGGGGCAACAGATCGATGTACCCGTGTTTGACTTGGGTAGTGATGCCAATCCGGTGGAAATTGCCCGCCAAGGGGTAGAAAAAGCCAGGGAATTGGGGGTAGATACGGTCTTAATCGACACCGCCGGTCGTTTGCAGATTGATCCCCAAATGATGGCGGAGTTGGCGGAAATCAAACAGGTTGTTAGGCCCGACGACACCCTGCTGGTGGTGGATGCCATGACGGGGCAAGAGGCGGCTAATTTAACCCACACTTTCCACGAGCAAATTGGCATTACCGGGGCAATTTTAACCAAACTGGATGGGGATACCAGGGGGGGGGCGGCCCTATCGGTGCGGCAAATTTCTGGTCAGCCGATTAAATTCGTCGGGGTAGGGGAAAAGGTGGAGGCCCTGCAACCCTTCTATCCTGATCGCCTAGCCAGTCGCATTTTAAACATGGGGGATGTGCTGACCCTGGTGGAAAAAGCCCAAGAGGCGATCGATGTGGGAGATGTGGAGAAGTTACAGAACAAAATTCTACAGGCCACCTTCGATTTTGATGATTTCCTCAAGCAAATGCGCTTTATGAAGAATATGGGTTCCCTAGGGGGCCTGCTGAAAATGATTCCCGGCATGAATAAGCTCAGTAGTGGCGACATCGAAAAAGGAGAAAAAGAACTCAAGCGCACCGAAGCCATGATTAGTTCCATGACTACCGAGGAAAGAAAGAATCCCGATTTATTGGCTAAATCCCCCAGCCGTCGTCGTCGCATAGCCCAGGGTTCAGGGCATAGTGAAACTGATGTATCCAAACTAATCACCAATTTCACTAAGATGCGGACCATGATGCAACAAATGGGTATGGGGGGAATGCCTGGGGCAATGCCGGGAATGGGAGCGATGCCAAGCATGGGGGGAGGTATGTTTGGTGGTCAGCCAGGCCCCGGTTTCCGGGGTTACAAAGGTGGTGGCGGTAAACCGAAAAAGAAAAAGAAGAAAAAAGGCTTTGGCCAGCTTTAA
- a CDS encoding fatty acid desaturase, giving the protein MLTAQSEYVKKLRPLLPPEAFQADPNKLVILGLNLGIYVAGLTIARHLNQWPVQWLWLFLPMAILMGNSVTVFLFGSHDLMHGSVLKKRSKTSYFISLLGLSLWWMPPSQWRSLHNQVHHNNTNSLRDPDRNYLHQQPQTWGKWIHHLFAPSGEVNLLWLIFGMGTAWGVHNFRNLISVLFFTGGNADFVPASFTVKAQDRQRIWLELVAIVAVHISILFYLQFQLVPIILGYFLPIFLGHAMGMFYIYTNHLACPMTDINDPLVNSVSLRMPKLFDCLHFNFSYHTEHHLFPDVNSDYYPLVQDLLQTHYPGQMNLLTAKEAWKMLLETPRHYQGETTLVGYNGAGAIACPLPRQSSQCPGNAATEKVKISAV; this is encoded by the coding sequence GTGCTCACTGCTCAATCTGAATACGTTAAAAAACTCCGTCCTCTTTTGCCACCGGAAGCGTTCCAAGCCGATCCCAATAAATTAGTTATTTTAGGTTTAAACCTAGGTATTTACGTTGCGGGACTAACCATCGCTCGTCATCTCAATCAGTGGCCCGTGCAATGGCTTTGGTTATTTTTGCCCATGGCCATATTGATGGGTAATAGTGTAACTGTATTTTTGTTTGGTAGCCATGACCTGATGCACGGTAGTGTGCTCAAAAAACGTTCTAAGACTTCCTATTTTATTAGTTTGTTAGGTCTTTCCCTCTGGTGGATGCCCCCTAGCCAATGGCGATCGCTCCATAATCAGGTTCATCATAACAACACCAATAGTTTGCGGGATCCTGACCGTAATTATCTGCATCAACAGCCGCAAACCTGGGGTAAATGGATTCATCACTTGTTTGCCCCCTCAGGAGAAGTTAATCTCCTTTGGTTAATTTTTGGCATGGGTACTGCTTGGGGTGTGCATAATTTTCGTAATCTGATCTCAGTGCTTTTCTTTACTGGTGGTAACGCCGATTTTGTTCCGGCTTCTTTTACGGTTAAAGCCCAAGATCGCCAAAGAATTTGGTTGGAATTAGTGGCCATAGTGGCAGTGCATATAAGCATTTTATTTTATTTGCAATTTCAATTAGTTCCAATTATTTTGGGCTACTTTTTGCCAATTTTTCTGGGTCATGCCATGGGAATGTTTTATATCTACACCAATCATTTAGCTTGCCCGATGACGGACATTAATGATCCTTTGGTTAATAGTGTTTCTTTGCGGATGCCCAAGCTGTTTGATTGCTTGCATTTTAATTTTTCTTACCACACAGAGCATCATTTATTTCCCGACGTAAATTCTGATTATTATCCTTTGGTGCAGGATTTGCTGCAAACCCATTATCCTGGGCAAATGAATTTGTTGACTGCCAAAGAAGCCTGGAAAATGTTACTGGAAACTCCCCGCCATTACCAAGGGGAAACAACTCTAGTGGGCTATAACGGTGCTGGGGCGATCGCCTGTCCGTTGCCCAGACAATCGAGCCAATGCCCCGGCAATGCGGCGACGGAAAAGGTAAAAATTTCGGCAGTGTAA
- a CDS encoding folylpolyglutamate synthase/dihydrofolate synthase family protein, which produces MNIATLLEPYRTSGVNLGLDRIHNLLQKLGNPQAKVPYVHVGGTNGKGSVCAYLSSVLAEAGYKVGRHTSPHLIDWTERVCVNNVAIDNDTLTDVLQQVTAIAKADGADLPTLFEVFTAAVWLYFAQAEVDIAVMEVGLGGRLDATNVPEPCLLSVITSLSREHWQVLGPTVAHIAREKAGILKAQRPVFLGNIPVEAQGVFQERIAELHCPDYWIAPAIATEKNGQPWASWQGFEYPLALLGDFQLQNSALAIAALQELKQQGWDKLTPEIIQRGMGKAVWPGRLQWVNYGEQKLLLDGAHNPAAAKALADYTHGLVDRSDNYLPTITWVMGMLSTKEHDQIFQHLLRPGDRLLLVPVPDHDSGDLSTLEQLAWQIMPELKQVTLFDDCFTALESLKKINENSKQLTVLCGSLYLVGYFLKGLPLSH; this is translated from the coding sequence ATGAACATTGCCACGTTACTAGAACCCTATAGAACTTCTGGGGTTAACTTAGGTCTAGACCGTATTCACAATTTGCTACAAAAACTAGGCAATCCCCAAGCAAAAGTGCCCTATGTCCATGTAGGAGGTACCAATGGTAAGGGATCGGTGTGTGCCTATCTGTCCAGTGTGTTGGCGGAAGCGGGCTATAAAGTGGGTCGCCACACTTCTCCCCATTTAATTGATTGGACAGAAAGGGTCTGCGTCAATAACGTTGCCATTGATAACGATACTTTGACAGATGTGTTGCAACAGGTAACGGCGATCGCCAAGGCGGATGGTGCTGATCTCCCAACTTTGTTTGAGGTGTTCACGGCGGCGGTGTGGCTTTATTTTGCCCAGGCAGAGGTGGACATTGCTGTGATGGAAGTGGGGCTGGGGGGCAGACTGGATGCCACCAACGTCCCCGAACCCTGTTTGCTGAGTGTGATCACTTCCCTTAGCCGGGAGCATTGGCAGGTTTTGGGCCCCACCGTAGCCCACATTGCCAGGGAAAAAGCTGGCATTCTCAAAGCCCAGAGGCCGGTATTTTTGGGCAACATTCCCGTAGAGGCCCAAGGGGTTTTTCAAGAACGCATTGCCGAATTACATTGCCCCGATTATTGGATTGCCCCCGCCATTGCCACGGAAAAAAATGGTCAGCCCTGGGCTAGCTGGCAAGGTTTTGAGTATCCCTTAGCCCTATTGGGAGATTTTCAGTTACAAAATTCGGCCTTGGCGATCGCCGCTTTGCAGGAATTAAAGCAACAGGGTTGGGATAAATTAACGCCGGAGATTATCCAACGGGGCATGGGTAAAGCTGTCTGGCCCGGGCGATTGCAATGGGTGAATTACGGCGAACAAAAATTATTGCTGGATGGAGCCCATAATCCAGCGGCGGCCAAAGCTTTGGCCGATTATACCCATGGTTTAGTTGATCGATCGGATAATTACCTACCCACCATTACCTGGGTGATGGGTATGCTCAGCACCAAAGAACATGACCAAATTTTTCAGCATTTACTGCGCCCTGGCGATCGCCTATTATTGGTGCCGGTGCCGGATCATGACAGTGGGGATTTATCAACATTGGAGCAGTTAGCCTGGCAGATCATGCCAGAGTTAAAGCAGGTTACACTGTTTGATGATTGTTTTACAGCCCTAGAAAGTTTAAAGAAAATCAACGAAAATTCTAAACAATTGACTGTTCTCTGTGGTTCCCTTTATTTAGTGGGCTACTTTTTAAAAGGATTGCCACTTTCCCACTAA
- a CDS encoding cation-transporting P-type ATPase translates to MNAPLLTSYLHHQRPETDILTELGTDPLLGLTAEEVAFRYEKYGRNELKFKPGKPAWLRFLLQFHQPLLYILIIAGTVKAFLGSWTNAWVIWGVTLINAIIGYVQEAKAEGAIASLAKAVTTEATVLREGQTLRIPSQDLVIGDVVFLASGDKVPADLRLLKVRNLQVDESALTGEAVPVEKAVELLPEETPLAERLNMAYAGSFVTFGQGTGVVVATANATEMGQISQSMENQVSLMTPLTRKFAKFSHTLLYVILTLAAFTFAVGWGRGGAPKDMFEAAVALAVSAIPEGLPAVVTVTLAIGVNRMAKRNAIIRKLPAVEALGSATVVCSDKTGTLTENQMTVQAVYAGGKHYEVSGGGYSPKGEFCQVMAEDADKAKALLDAIPPVLAECLLAGILCNDSQLEHRGDDWAVVGDPTEGALLASAAKAGFSQAGLASQKPRLDSIPFESDYQYMATLHDGDGRIIYVKGSVESLLQRCDAMLLDDGQMVGVDLVEIEQNVENMAEQGLRVLAFAKKTVEPHHHAIDHGDIETGLVFLGLQGMIDPPRPEAIAAIHACHSAGIQVKMITGDHISTAQAIAKRMGIAAEEDGIAFEGRQLATMGPAELAQAAEDSCVFARVAPAQKLQLVEALQEKGHIVAMTGDGVNDAPALKRADIGIAMGKGGTEVARESSDMLLTDDNFASIEAAVEEGRTVYQNLRKAIAFLLPVNGGESMTILLSVLLARALPILSLQVLWLNMINSITMTVPLAFEAKSPGIMQKPPRNPNEPLITRKLLHRILLVSVFNWILIFGMFEWVNRTTGNIDLARTMAIQALVAARVIYLLSISQLGRSSLGYIMGQRKTITQAPILLLGITIALALQIGFSQLPFMNVLFKTAPMDWQQWAICLLPMIPMVPVAIVANSLDP, encoded by the coding sequence ATGAATGCGCCCTTATTAACCTCCTATCTACACCATCAGCGGCCAGAAACGGACATTCTGACAGAACTAGGCACTGACCCTTTATTGGGACTCACAGCGGAAGAAGTGGCCTTCCGTTACGAGAAATATGGGCGCAACGAATTGAAATTTAAACCGGGCAAACCAGCCTGGTTACGCTTTCTCTTGCAATTTCATCAGCCATTACTCTACATCTTGATCATTGCTGGTACAGTCAAAGCTTTTCTCGGTTCCTGGACCAATGCTTGGGTAATTTGGGGCGTAACGTTAATTAACGCCATCATTGGTTATGTCCAAGAAGCAAAGGCAGAAGGGGCGATCGCCTCTTTGGCCAAGGCAGTAACAACAGAAGCCACTGTGTTGAGGGAGGGGCAAACTTTACGAATTCCTTCCCAGGATTTAGTAATCGGCGACGTGGTGTTTCTAGCGTCGGGGGATAAGGTACCAGCGGATTTACGTTTACTCAAGGTACGGAATCTCCAGGTGGACGAGTCGGCTTTAACGGGGGAAGCGGTGCCGGTGGAAAAGGCGGTGGAACTTTTACCAGAGGAAACCCCCCTCGCAGAAAGGTTAAACATGGCCTATGCGGGTAGTTTTGTCACCTTTGGCCAGGGAACTGGGGTGGTGGTAGCCACGGCCAATGCTACGGAAATGGGGCAAATTTCCCAATCCATGGAAAACCAAGTCAGTCTCATGACTCCTTTGACCCGTAAGTTTGCCAAATTTAGCCACACATTACTCTATGTAATCCTTACTTTGGCGGCGTTTACCTTTGCGGTGGGTTGGGGCAGGGGTGGTGCCCCCAAGGATATGTTCGAAGCGGCGGTGGCTTTGGCCGTCAGTGCCATTCCCGAAGGTTTACCCGCTGTGGTCACCGTTACCTTGGCGATCGGGGTGAATCGCATGGCCAAGCGGAATGCCATTATCCGCAAACTACCAGCGGTGGAGGCTTTGGGCAGTGCAACGGTGGTCTGCTCAGATAAAACCGGCACCCTAACAGAAAATCAGATGACGGTGCAGGCAGTATACGCGGGGGGAAAACATTATGAAGTCAGCGGTGGTGGCTACAGTCCCAAAGGGGAATTTTGCCAAGTCATGGCCGAAGATGCAGATAAGGCTAAGGCTCTCCTGGATGCCATCCCCCCGGTGTTAGCGGAATGTTTACTCGCTGGCATTCTCTGCAATGATTCCCAGTTGGAACATCGAGGAGATGATTGGGCTGTGGTAGGGGATCCCACGGAGGGGGCGTTACTGGCTTCGGCGGCCAAGGCTGGTTTTAGTCAAGCGGGGTTAGCAAGTCAAAAACCTCGTTTAGATTCCATTCCCTTTGAGTCGGATTACCAATATATGGCTACCCTCCACGATGGGGATGGGCGAATAATTTACGTTAAAGGCTCGGTGGAGTCGTTACTGCAACGGTGTGACGCCATGCTCCTCGATGACGGTCAAATGGTTGGCGTTGATCTAGTGGAGATTGAGCAAAATGTTGAGAATATGGCCGAGCAGGGCCTACGGGTATTAGCCTTTGCCAAAAAAACAGTGGAGCCCCATCATCACGCCATTGACCACGGGGATATTGAAACGGGGTTGGTATTTTTGGGTTTGCAGGGCATGATTGACCCGCCCCGACCGGAGGCCATTGCCGCAATCCACGCCTGTCATAGCGCTGGCATTCAAGTCAAAATGATTACTGGCGACCATATCAGCACCGCCCAGGCGATCGCCAAACGGATGGGTATTGCCGCTGAAGAGGATGGCATTGCTTTTGAAGGACGACAGTTGGCAACCATGGGTCCGGCAGAATTGGCCCAAGCCGCTGAAGATAGTTGCGTGTTTGCCAGGGTAGCTCCGGCGCAGAAACTACAACTGGTGGAAGCTTTACAGGAAAAGGGTCACATTGTCGCCATGACGGGGGATGGGGTGAATGATGCCCCAGCTTTAAAACGGGCTGACATTGGCATTGCCATGGGTAAAGGGGGGACGGAAGTGGCCCGGGAATCCTCCGATATGTTACTCACGGACGATAATTTTGCCTCCATTGAAGCGGCGGTGGAAGAAGGACGCACCGTTTACCAAAATCTCCGTAAGGCGATCGCCTTTTTATTGCCGGTCAATGGCGGGGAATCCATGACCATTTTGCTCAGTGTTTTGCTAGCACGGGCTCTGCCTATCCTTTCCCTACAGGTGCTGTGGTTAAACATGATTAATTCCATCACCATGACCGTGCCCCTAGCCTTTGAAGCCAAATCGCCAGGCATTATGCAAAAGCCTCCCCGCAACCCCAATGAGCCCCTAATTACGAGGAAGTTACTACACCGTATTTTGCTGGTGTCCGTGTTTAACTGGATTCTGATTTTTGGGATGTTTGAATGGGTCAATCGCACCACTGGCAACATCGATTTAGCGAGAACCATGGCTATCCAAGCCCTCGTGGCCGCTAGGGTAATTTACCTGCTCAGTATTAGCCAGTTAGGTCGGAGTTCTCTTGGCTATATTATGGGTCAACGTAAAACCATTACCCAAGCTCCAATTTTATTACTTGGCATTACGATCGCCTTGGCTCTGCAAATTGGTTTCAGTCAACTGCCATTTATGAATGTATTGTTTAAAACTGCTCCGATGGATTGGCAACAATGGGCCATTTGTTTACTGCCGATGATTCCCATGGTTCCCGTGGCTATTGTGGCTAACAGCCTTGATCCTTAA
- the mnmE gene encoding tRNA uridine-5-carboxymethylaminomethyl(34) synthesis GTPase MnmE produces the protein MQLEDTIAAIATAIVPQQGSIGVVRLSGPKSLAIAKTLFDAPGNQTWESHRILYGLVRHPQTKTAIDEALLLLMLAPRSYTKEDVVEFQCHGGIMPVQQVLQLCLEQGARLAQPGEFSLRAFLNGRLDLTQAESISELVGAQSPQAAAIALAGLQGKLAQPIRDLRNTCLDILAEVEARIDFEDDLPPLDEDSIRQQLQHLYQQLEKILNTAQRGELLRTGLKVAIVGQPNVGKSSLLNAWSRTDRAIVTDLPGTTRDLVESQLVVEGIPIQVLDTAGIRETADQVEQIGVERSRKAAQQADLVLLTVDAHQGWTEADQLIYEQVKDRPLILVINKIDLGRADLVSYPPGITNIVLTAAAANLGIEALENAIIEQVNQTNLSPQNLDFAINQRQAAILTEAQLALKQLQQTLAEQLPLDFWTIDLRLAINALGQVTGETVTESVLDRIFSRFCIGK, from the coding sequence ATGCAATTAGAAGATACTATTGCGGCGATCGCCACCGCCATTGTGCCCCAACAGGGGAGCATCGGGGTAGTGCGACTATCGGGACCAAAATCCCTGGCCATTGCCAAAACTTTATTCGATGCACCGGGCAACCAAACCTGGGAGAGTCATCGTATTTTGTACGGCCTTGTACGTCATCCCCAGACCAAAACGGCGATCGATGAGGCATTGCTGTTGTTGATGCTAGCGCCCCGTTCCTACACCAAGGAAGATGTGGTGGAATTCCAGTGCCATGGTGGCATTATGCCGGTGCAACAGGTTTTACAACTGTGTTTAGAACAGGGAGCAAGGCTGGCCCAACCGGGGGAATTTAGTTTGCGGGCATTTCTCAATGGTCGGTTAGATTTAACCCAGGCCGAAAGCATTAGTGAATTGGTAGGGGCCCAATCTCCCCAGGCGGCGGCGATCGCCTTGGCGGGGTTACAGGGTAAATTAGCCCAGCCGATCCGGGATTTGCGTAACACCTGTTTAGATATTTTGGCGGAAGTGGAAGCCCGCATTGATTTTGAAGACGATTTACCGCCCCTGGATGAAGATTCAATTCGCCAGCAATTGCAGCACTTGTACCAACAATTGGAGAAGATTTTAAACACAGCCCAGCGGGGGGAATTACTCCGCACCGGCTTAAAAGTGGCCATTGTCGGACAGCCTAATGTGGGGAAATCCAGCTTGCTCAATGCCTGGAGTCGTACAGATCGGGCGATTGTCACCGACCTACCGGGCACAACGAGGGACCTGGTGGAATCCCAACTGGTGGTAGAAGGCATTCCCATCCAGGTATTGGATACAGCAGGTATACGGGAAACAGCGGATCAAGTGGAGCAAATCGGGGTGGAACGCTCCCGCAAGGCGGCCCAGCAGGCGGATTTAGTCTTGTTGACGGTGGATGCCCATCAGGGTTGGACAGAAGCGGATCAATTGATTTACGAGCAAGTCAAAGACCGACCTTTGATTTTAGTCATTAACAAAATTGATTTAGGCCGGGCTGATTTGGTTAGTTATCCACCGGGAATTACCAACATAGTACTAACTGCCGCCGCCGCCAATCTAGGCATTGAAGCTTTGGAAAATGCCATTATTGAGCAGGTTAATCAAACCAATTTATCGCCCCAGAATTTGGACTTTGCCATTAACCAAAGGCAAGCGGCAATTTTAACGGAAGCTCAACTAGCGCTCAAGCAGTTACAACAAACCCTCGCGGAACAGTTACCCCTAGATTTTTGGACCATTGATTTGCGCTTAGCCATTAATGCCCTTGGGCAAGTGACGGGGGAAACGGTAACTGAAT